In a single window of the Limnochorda sp. L945t genome:
- a CDS encoding ABC transporter permease has translation MSGFTALYAKQMYRFVRSPMEMMSTLFMPLILVGLFGVGMASALGRVAGGLAGGATVGGLAGAGMTSGGAGAGFGAAYLAFMTPGAAALTVLSSSVVGGATLLQERLNGVIRQYLVAPIPRLAILAGSVSSSVTKAVGQAVLIVLLAAVLGAHMQLQGPATLAAMAGTLAFAIGFAGLSAYFASITSTMGAYHAVINIFNVPLLFASNALYPLSVLPGWLRALALLNPTSYAVELVRLATGAGAPELLGVAGDLAVLAGFGAAGLMVGLKGVRLWATPL, from the coding sequence GTGAGCGGGTTTACGGCGCTTTACGCAAAGCAGATGTACCGGTTCGTGCGAAGCCCCATGGAGATGATGAGCACGCTTTTCATGCCGCTCATCCTGGTGGGGCTGTTTGGGGTGGGAATGGCGTCGGCACTGGGACGAGTGGCAGGCGGGTTAGCGGGCGGCGCGACGGTAGGGGGGCTGGCGGGCGCCGGAATGACGAGCGGCGGCGCAGGAGCAGGCTTCGGTGCCGCGTACCTGGCGTTCATGACGCCGGGGGCGGCGGCGCTCACCGTGCTCTCGTCGTCGGTCGTGGGCGGAGCCACGCTGCTTCAGGAGCGCCTCAACGGCGTCATCCGCCAGTACCTCGTCGCTCCGATCCCGAGGCTCGCGATTCTGGCCGGCAGCGTGTCGAGCTCCGTGACGAAGGCGGTCGGCCAGGCCGTGCTGATCGTGCTGCTGGCGGCGGTGCTCGGCGCACACATGCAGTTGCAGGGCCCTGCAACGCTGGCGGCGATGGCAGGAACGCTTGCGTTCGCGATAGGGTTCGCCGGGCTTTCCGCCTACTTTGCGTCCATCACGTCGACGATGGGCGCGTACCACGCGGTGATCAACATCTTCAACGTTCCGCTGCTGTTCGCAAGCAACGCCCTCTACCCCCTGAGCGTGCTACCGGGGTGGCTCCGGGCGCTGGCGCTCCTCAATCCCACGTCCTACGCTGTAGAGCTCGTGCGACTGGCGACCGGCGCCGGTGCGCCGGAACTGCTGGGGGTCGCGGGCGACCTCGCCGTGCTGGCGGGATTTGGGGCCGCCGGGCTCATGGTGGGGCTGAAGGGCGTCCGCCTCTGGGCCACGCCGCTATGA
- a CDS encoding PadR family transcriptional regulator, with product MARSGLIDFSKLSGGLLLTRGLLPYFVLKLLDERAPLCGTELLDAIYDLTGGRWRPSPGAMYPLLRRLRRQGLVKATPARRGGRLVQEYALTSEGRAELRRFLHEIRPRLEQTVALLQVHLHSLGGTWDDRAGHNAPGPGRDSGPGGGTRTAAR from the coding sequence GTGGCACGCAGCGGCCTCATCGACTTCTCCAAGCTCTCCGGCGGCTTGCTGCTGACGCGAGGGTTGCTGCCGTACTTCGTGCTGAAGCTCCTGGACGAGCGGGCGCCCCTGTGCGGCACGGAGCTCCTCGACGCCATCTACGACCTCACCGGGGGCCGTTGGCGGCCGTCGCCCGGCGCCATGTACCCCTTGCTGCGGCGGCTGCGCCGCCAGGGCCTCGTCAAGGCCACCCCGGCACGGCGGGGCGGGCGGCTCGTGCAGGAGTACGCCCTGACATCCGAGGGCCGAGCGGAGCTACGCCGGTTCCTGCACGAGATCCGGCCGCGTCTCGAACAGACCGTCGCACTGCTCCAGGTGCACCTGCACAGCCTGGGAGGGACATGGGATGACAGAGCCGGTCACAATGCCCCGGGCCCCGGGAGGGACTCCGGTCCCGGCGGCGGGACGAGGACAGCAGCCCGTTAG
- a CDS encoding sodium:solute symporter family protein, protein MSPAMLYGAFALYGLFGTLVAAMARRGVTGQVESYFLANRRLGGVVSALSYAAATYSAFMMVGLAGLTYRGGVGALGFEFIYLAGLSLVAFFGPHFWRAGHRWRLVSPAELLAVRYASPVLGMVVAGASVLFLIPYSSAQLTGVALLMEGMSHGAIPFQVGLLLAAALSVAWAWMGGLKSVAWTQAVQALFTMGTALFVTGVVLARVGGLGGLFARLAQDAPELLVVPGNGYFSWQTFLGLSLPWFFFALSNPQVSQRLFAPRDLGVMRCMLLGFLAFGFIYTLTSILWGFAGRVLLPGLDNPDLVTPQLLGSGYVPPVAALLAMVGIMAAAIDTVNPILLTLSSMVARDLFRPLRPQADDRAQLVVGKVAILAIGVLALLFANLRAGLVAVLSVASSAGLLVTVPALIGAFYWQRGTAAGALAGIVAGGAVVVVMQFTGLRPLGLWPGVWGLTVSAALFVGVSLLTRPEATRAREFAVLARQPA, encoded by the coding sequence ATGAGCCCCGCGATGCTCTACGGCGCGTTCGCCCTGTACGGCCTGTTCGGGACCCTCGTCGCTGCCATGGCCCGCCGCGGGGTCACGGGGCAGGTGGAGTCGTACTTTCTTGCGAACCGGCGCCTGGGCGGGGTGGTGTCGGCCCTGAGCTATGCCGCCGCTACCTACAGCGCCTTCATGATGGTGGGCCTGGCGGGGCTGACCTACCGGGGCGGGGTCGGCGCCCTGGGCTTCGAATTCATCTACCTTGCAGGCCTTTCGCTGGTGGCCTTCTTCGGGCCGCACTTCTGGCGGGCCGGCCACCGGTGGAGGCTCGTCTCCCCGGCCGAACTGCTGGCGGTTCGCTACGCCAGCCCCGTTCTCGGGATGGTCGTTGCCGGCGCCTCGGTGCTCTTCCTCATCCCTTACAGCTCCGCGCAGCTGACGGGGGTGGCGCTGCTGATGGAAGGGATGAGCCACGGAGCCATTCCCTTCCAGGTGGGGCTGCTGTTGGCCGCGGCCCTGTCCGTGGCTTGGGCGTGGATGGGCGGGCTGAAGTCGGTGGCGTGGACCCAGGCCGTTCAGGCCCTGTTCACGATGGGGACGGCGCTGTTCGTCACGGGCGTAGTGCTCGCCCGGGTCGGCGGGTTAGGCGGGCTGTTTGCCAGGCTGGCGCAGGATGCGCCCGAGCTGCTGGTCGTGCCGGGCAACGGTTATTTCTCATGGCAGACCTTCCTCGGGCTGTCGCTGCCATGGTTTTTCTTCGCCCTGTCCAATCCCCAGGTGTCCCAGCGACTGTTCGCGCCCAGGGACCTCGGCGTCATGCGCTGCATGCTCCTGGGTTTCCTGGCCTTTGGTTTCATCTACACCCTGACCTCCATCCTCTGGGGATTTGCCGGCCGGGTGCTGCTGCCGGGTCTTGACAACCCTGACCTGGTAACGCCGCAACTATTGGGGTCGGGGTACGTCCCGCCGGTTGCGGCCCTTCTGGCCATGGTCGGCATCATGGCCGCCGCCATCGACACCGTCAACCCCATCCTGCTGACCCTCTCCTCGATGGTGGCCAGGGACCTGTTCCGCCCCCTGCGGCCGCAGGCCGACGACCGGGCGCAGCTGGTCGTGGGCAAGGTTGCCATCCTCGCGATCGGGGTGCTGGCCCTCTTGTTTGCGAACCTGCGGGCCGGCCTCGTAGCAGTCTTGTCCGTCGCCTCGTCTGCCGGGCTGCTGGTCACAGTCCCGGCGCTCATCGGGGCCTTCTACTGGCAGCGGGGCACGGCAGCAGGGGCACTGGCAGGCATCGTGGCGGGCGGTGCGGTGGTGGTCGTGATGCAGTTCACCGGCCTGCGCCCGCTGGGGTTGTGGCCGGGCGTGTGGGGGCTCACCGTGTCGGCCGCTCTTTTCGTGGGCGTCAGCCTGCTGACCCGGCCCGAGGCGACGCGCGCCCGAGAGTTCGCGGTCCTGGCACGCCAGCCTGCGTGA
- a CDS encoding ATP-binding cassette domain-containing protein — protein sequence MTEPVTMPRAPGGTPVPAAGRGQQPVSDGEAGSLAVWARGLVKTYANGAVRALDGVDLAVPASAIYAVVGPNGAGKTTLLSILMTLARPTAGEARVLGYDVVAEADAVRRKIGVAFQELSVDLDLPGRAVLEFHARLYGMGAQERERRIAELAELVGLGAGPERRGAGRAPGGVLDRKVGTYSGGMKRRLELARALLSRPRLLFLDEPTAGLDPQNREALWDAIRDLRRRDGVTVVLTTHYLEEAERLADRVAVIDRGRILQEGTPGELVRALGEEVIYVGGERRGSGGAGATRDEDEGALRALGEVLVKAGLARWFSMDTRLQLGVAASEPVLPELVRLAQEQGVRLRELSVRRPSLHDVFLKLTGRALRDEAGDEAGDGHGGEAG from the coding sequence ATGACAGAGCCGGTCACAATGCCCCGGGCCCCGGGAGGGACTCCGGTCCCGGCGGCGGGACGAGGACAGCAGCCCGTTAGCGACGGTGAAGCAGGGTCACTGGCCGTCTGGGCCCGGGGGCTGGTCAAGACCTACGCCAACGGGGCCGTTCGGGCGCTCGACGGCGTCGACCTCGCCGTTCCGGCCAGCGCCATCTACGCCGTCGTCGGGCCCAACGGAGCCGGCAAGACGACCCTTCTGAGCATCCTGATGACGCTGGCCCGTCCTACTGCCGGCGAGGCCCGGGTGCTGGGGTACGACGTCGTCGCCGAGGCGGATGCGGTACGGCGGAAGATCGGGGTGGCGTTCCAGGAACTGAGCGTCGACCTCGACTTGCCGGGACGGGCGGTGCTGGAGTTTCACGCTCGACTCTATGGGATGGGCGCCCAAGAGCGCGAGCGCCGCATCGCCGAGCTGGCAGAGCTCGTGGGGCTCGGGGCGGGGCCTGAACGACGAGGGGCCGGGCGGGCGCCCGGCGGCGTGCTCGACCGAAAGGTGGGCACGTACTCGGGCGGGATGAAGCGCCGCCTGGAGCTCGCCCGGGCGCTACTCTCCCGGCCTCGGTTGCTGTTCCTTGATGAGCCCACGGCCGGCCTCGACCCGCAAAACCGCGAGGCTCTGTGGGACGCCATCCGCGACCTGCGCCGGCGGGACGGCGTCACCGTGGTGCTGACCACGCACTACCTCGAGGAGGCCGAACGGCTGGCCGACCGAGTGGCAGTCATCGATCGCGGGCGGATTCTCCAGGAGGGCACCCCTGGCGAGCTGGTGCGGGCACTCGGGGAGGAAGTCATCTACGTGGGCGGAGAGCGGCGGGGCTCTGGGGGAGCTGGCGCCACCCGCGACGAGGATGAAGGTGCGCTTCGGGCGCTGGGGGAGGTCCTCGTGAAGGCGGGCCTGGCCCGATGGTTCTCGATGGACACCCGGTTGCAGCTGGGCGTGGCGGCATCGGAGCCGGTTCTGCCGGAGCTCGTGCGGCTCGCACAGGAGCAGGGGGTTCGTCTGCGAGAGCTCAGCGTCAGGCGCCCCTCGCTCCACGACGTGTTCCTCAAGCTGACCGGGCGGGCGCTGCGTGACGAGGCGGGAGACGAGGCCGGAGATGGGCATGGAGGCGAGGCCGGGTGA
- the gvpA gene encoding gas vesicle structural protein GvpA, whose amino-acid sequence MSIRTSTQPSSLVEVLDRVLDKGVVVDLWAKVSLVGIELLAVEARVVIASVDTWLKYADAVGLLQPTPAPVPA is encoded by the coding sequence TTGTCTATCCGAACGAGCACGCAGCCGTCCAGTCTTGTTGAGGTGCTCGACCGGGTTCTCGATAAGGGAGTCGTCGTCGACCTCTGGGCGAAGGTCTCCCTGGTAGGGATTGAGCTCCTCGCCGTTGAAGCCCGTGTGGTCATTGCCTCAGTTGACACCTGGCTGAAGTATGCCGACGCTGTCGGCCTGCTCCAGCCGACGCCGGCTCCGGTTCCGGCGTGA
- the gvpN gene encoding gas vesicle protein GvpN: protein MQEHAGVVVTPSIAGLIERAFMYLANGIPVHLSGQPGVGKTTLALHLAHRLGRSVHLLHGDEVLSTTELVGAPLGFTRRLVVDEFIRSVHRREESLTERWVANRLAIACRSGGVMVYDEFTRSRPEANNVLLPVLEERILPLPTAHGDVTFLRVHPEFRLILTSNPGEQAGVHAVQEALLDRVVTLTLPGYGLDEMVSIAAARTGITPDQAHTLVETIAHWAARPGARPRGSLLRAVLMAARIVVAEGIPVDPADARLRSIAADLVGLSGQTGEAREGEMVG from the coding sequence ATGCAGGAGCACGCCGGAGTCGTCGTCACTCCTTCCATTGCCGGTCTCATCGAGCGGGCGTTCATGTACCTCGCAAACGGTATACCCGTGCATCTCAGCGGGCAGCCCGGAGTAGGCAAGACCACCCTGGCGCTGCACCTCGCGCACCGGCTCGGTCGTTCGGTACACCTCCTACACGGTGACGAGGTACTCTCCACTACCGAACTCGTAGGCGCACCGCTCGGTTTCACCAGGCGCTTGGTGGTCGACGAATTCATCCGCTCCGTGCACCGGCGCGAGGAGTCTTTGACGGAGCGGTGGGTGGCGAACCGACTGGCCATCGCGTGCCGCTCGGGAGGCGTCATGGTTTACGACGAGTTCACGCGGTCCCGGCCGGAGGCCAACAACGTGCTCCTGCCCGTTTTGGAAGAACGGATCCTGCCCCTGCCGACCGCCCATGGGGATGTGACGTTTCTCCGGGTTCATCCGGAGTTCCGGCTCATTCTGACGAGCAATCCCGGCGAGCAAGCAGGCGTGCACGCAGTACAGGAAGCGTTGCTCGACCGGGTGGTCACCCTGACGCTGCCGGGCTACGGGTTGGACGAAATGGTCTCGATCGCCGCCGCCCGTACGGGGATCACGCCCGATCAAGCTCATACCCTGGTCGAGACCATCGCGCATTGGGCCGCGCGGCCGGGCGCGAGGCCGCGGGGTTCACTGCTACGAGCCGTACTCATGGCAGCGAGAATCGTGGTGGCCGAGGGTATCCCGGTGGATCCGGCGGATGCACGTCTGCGGTCGATCGCGGCCGATCTGGTGGGCCTCTCGGGGCAAACCGGCGAGGCACGAGAAGGAGAGATGGTCGGGTGA